Proteins encoded by one window of Erysipelothrix rhusiopathiae:
- a CDS encoding PTS glucose transporter subunit IIA has protein sequence MFERFKKKEEVMKPFGTGIARSLTAVPDQVFSQKMMGDGYALELTEGTITAPVSGEVTMIFPTGHAFGITTDAGLELLIHIGIDTVELKGEGFDAVVKQGDKVKQGDVLTHVDLEFIKAQGKSLISPFIFTSGQSIVLHKEDEMVDPSTDQLLTIQK, from the coding sequence ATGTTTGAACGATTTAAGAAAAAAGAAGAAGTTATGAAACCATTTGGAACTGGGATTGCACGCTCGTTAACTGCAGTTCCGGACCAAGTGTTTTCTCAAAAAATGATGGGGGATGGATACGCTCTTGAACTTACAGAGGGTACAATTACTGCACCAGTAAGTGGTGAAGTTACCATGATTTTCCCTACAGGACATGCATTTGGAATTACAACGGATGCAGGCTTAGAACTTCTGATTCATATTGGCATTGATACCGTAGAACTAAAGGGCGAAGGCTTTGATGCTGTTGTGAAACAAGGTGACAAGGTAAAACAAGGTGATGTCTTAACACACGTTGACCTCGAATTCATAAAGGCACAAGGAAAATCTTTAATAAGTCCTTTTATCTTTACATCAGGTCAAAGTATTGTACTTCATAAAGAGGATGAGATGGTTGACCCCTCAACAGATCAACTCTTAACAATACAAAAGTAA